One Novosphingobium sp. EMRT-2 DNA segment encodes these proteins:
- a CDS encoding DUF885 family protein yields MERREFLGFAGIAAGALGGGWPLRVLAQTGGDAAFNALADRLFYEQLLIEPENATRLGLDKGTRAGLRSRLDDYSEAGKEASRAFNERALAAMRGVDAGSLSAAARLNRDVLVYKFEQDLVGEPFGLDDVENPYPITQQSGVYFSVPDFLDSQHPVENADDAEAYLARLRAFAFALDDETARQRREAARGLIAPVWSIDLVLKQMRALRAPSPEKNAMVRSLVKRTTAKSVAGDWESRAARIVAGDVYPALDRQIALMQQLRGRTRPGDGAWRLPKGDEIYALALRKATTTDHTAEQVHKIGLEQVADISAKLDAILKGAGFTTGSVGARLTALNASPAQRYPNTDQGRLDLIASLNAGIAAMTQKLPRAFRDIPSEPLEIRRVPVEIQDGAPNGYYYSAPLDGSRPAIYWINLKDVADWPKYSLPALTYHEGIPGHHLQGGYTRSGGNLPMFLKDYFISAYGEGWALYAEQLADELGGYTGIESAGYLQSFLFRAARLVVDTGLNHYRWSREKATDYLVNTVGFARPRSQREIERYCASIGQACSYKMGHTAWVAARTKAQQALGDRFSLPWFHDILKEGVMPLSMLERRVDERIAEAKRG; encoded by the coding sequence ATGGAACGACGGGAATTTCTGGGATTCGCGGGAATCGCGGCGGGTGCGCTTGGCGGAGGCTGGCCGCTCCGGGTTCTGGCGCAGACCGGCGGCGATGCCGCGTTCAACGCGCTGGCCGACAGGTTGTTCTACGAACAGCTGCTGATCGAGCCCGAAAACGCGACGCGCCTTGGCCTGGACAAGGGCACTCGCGCCGGCTTGCGGTCACGGCTCGACGATTACAGCGAGGCCGGGAAAGAGGCGTCGCGGGCGTTCAACGAACGCGCTTTGGCCGCGATGCGCGGCGTGGATGCGGGCAGCCTCAGCGCCGCGGCCCGGTTGAACCGGGATGTGCTGGTTTACAAGTTCGAGCAGGACCTCGTCGGCGAGCCGTTCGGGCTGGACGACGTGGAAAATCCCTATCCGATCACGCAGCAGAGCGGCGTCTATTTCAGTGTTCCCGACTTTCTCGACAGCCAGCACCCGGTCGAGAACGCCGATGACGCCGAAGCCTATCTTGCGCGGCTGCGCGCCTTCGCTTTCGCGCTGGACGACGAAACCGCGCGGCAGCGGCGCGAGGCCGCGCGCGGGTTGATCGCGCCGGTCTGGTCGATCGATCTGGTGCTGAAGCAGATGCGCGCGCTGCGCGCACCGTCGCCCGAAAAGAACGCCATGGTGCGATCGCTGGTCAAACGAACGACGGCGAAGAGCGTGGCAGGCGACTGGGAAAGCCGGGCTGCCCGGATCGTGGCGGGAGACGTCTATCCCGCGCTCGATCGCCAGATCGCGCTGATGCAGCAGTTGCGTGGACGCACGCGGCCGGGCGATGGCGCGTGGCGTCTGCCCAAGGGGGACGAGATCTATGCGCTGGCGCTGCGCAAGGCGACCACCACCGATCACACGGCCGAGCAGGTCCACAAGATCGGGCTGGAGCAGGTGGCCGACATTTCCGCCAAGCTCGATGCGATCCTGAAAGGCGCGGGCTTCACCACCGGTTCGGTGGGGGCGCGGCTGACCGCGCTCAACGCCTCGCCCGCGCAACGCTATCCGAATACCGATCAGGGGCGCCTGGACCTGATCGCCAGCCTGAACGCGGGCATCGCGGCCATGACGCAGAAGCTGCCGCGCGCCTTCCGCGACATTCCGTCCGAGCCGCTGGAAATCCGCCGCGTTCCCGTGGAAATCCAGGACGGCGCACCGAACGGGTATTACTATTCCGCCCCACTCGATGGTTCGCGCCCGGCGATCTACTGGATCAACCTGAAGGACGTGGCCGACTGGCCGAAATATTCGCTGCCGGCGCTGACGTATCACGAGGGGATTCCCGGCCACCACTTGCAGGGCGGCTACACCCGCAGCGGCGGGAACCTGCCGATGTTCCTGAAGGACTATTTCATCTCCGCCTATGGCGAGGGCTGGGCGCTCTATGCCGAGCAGCTGGCCGACGAACTAGGCGGATACACCGGCATCGAAAGCGCCGGCTATCTCCAGTCCTTCCTGTTCCGCGCGGCGCGTCTGGTGGTCGATACCGGGCTGAACCACTACCGCTGGAGCCGTGAGAAAGCGACCGACTACCTCGTCAACACAGTGGGCTTCGCGCGGCCGCGCAGCCAGCGCGAGATCGAGCGCTATTGCGCCTCGATCGGGCAGGCGTGCAGCTACAAGATGGGTCACACGGCCTGGGTTGCTGCGCGCACCAAGGCGCAGCAGGCACTGGGCGACCGCTTCAGCCTGCCCTGGTTCCACGACATCCTGAAGGAAGGCGTGATGCCGCTGTCGATGCTGGAGCGGCGGGTGGACGAACGGATCGCCGAAGCGAAGCGCGGCTGA
- a CDS encoding DUF6456 domain-containing protein — protein sequence MRQVLIDRELTSEGPRRAGRGSAAAARRSVKVNCAESPLTWLHVRGHLSDRQFDAGERLRTDWERAQLAPAVTMRWEPVRFGGGERNLSSTERQIAAKERFDAAIAAAGTGLSDILWRVVCAGDALAMAEKALDWPVRSGKLVLRIALDRVADFYRIR from the coding sequence ATGCGCCAGGTCCTGATCGATCGTGAACTGACCAGCGAAGGCCCGCGCCGGGCAGGGCGTGGTTCCGCGGCAGCCGCGCGGCGCAGCGTGAAGGTGAATTGCGCCGAATCGCCACTGACCTGGCTCCATGTACGCGGCCACCTCAGCGACCGGCAGTTCGACGCGGGGGAGCGCCTGCGGACCGATTGGGAGCGCGCGCAACTGGCGCCAGCCGTCACGATGCGTTGGGAACCGGTGCGTTTTGGCGGTGGCGAGCGCAACCTTTCGTCGACCGAGCGGCAGATCGCCGCGAAGGAACGCTTCGATGCGGCGATCGCCGCCGCGGGAACCGGGTTGAGCGATATTCTGTGGCGGGTGGTTTGCGCCGGCGATGCCCTGGCGATGGCGGAGAAGGCGCTGGACTGGCCTGTCCGCAGCGGTAAGCTGGTCTTGCGCATCGCGCTTGACCGTGTAGCGGACTTCTATCGCATCCGATGA
- a CDS encoding helix-turn-helix domain-containing protein, with protein MINRIRDIRRQKGLTLADVAARCVPPTTAQTIGRLETGMRSLSLTWMNRIGAALDVDPQLLVKPDHSATPNVVARLTAGGPEALTHPMDAVLPTEFGGDARLMALVVDAGLGEYRAGDQVWLRQVDPAEYSRALNRDVLAPRPAGRFAFGRMIDHLDGRIALLPPGIGQRQVVIDHPAWIGVAEMLVRKL; from the coding sequence ATGATCAACCGCATCCGCGACATCCGTCGCCAGAAAGGCCTGACCCTGGCCGACGTGGCCGCGCGCTGCGTTCCGCCGACGACGGCGCAAACCATCGGCCGGCTCGAAACCGGGATGCGCAGCTTGTCGCTGACGTGGATGAACCGGATCGGCGCCGCGCTCGATGTCGATCCGCAGCTTCTGGTAAAGCCGGACCATTCCGCCACGCCCAACGTCGTCGCGCGGCTCACCGCCGGCGGACCTGAGGCGCTGACGCACCCGATGGACGCGGTGCTGCCCACCGAGTTCGGCGGCGATGCGCGGCTCATGGCGCTGGTGGTTGATGCGGGCCTGGGCGAATACCGGGCGGGCGACCAGGTGTGGCTGCGGCAAGTCGACCCCGCGGAGTATTCGCGCGCGCTCAACCGCGACGTGCTGGCGCCCCGCCCCGCCGGCCGCTTCGCCTTCGGGCGGATGATCGACCATCTCGACGGGCGCATCGCGCTGCTCCCGCCCGGCATCGGGCAGCGGCAAGTGGTGATCGACCATCCAGCGTGGATCGGCGTGGCGGAAATGCTGGTCCGGAAACTGTGA
- a CDS encoding glycosyltransferase, with the protein MTGRRLLSISTLYPSPQRPGFGRFVARQMEALAARSDWEVTVVNPIGLPPVKLARYADIAETPLIETGGAVTVHHPRFTLIPGLSGRINPVLMARAILPLVRCLHAERPFDMIDAQFFYPDGPAAMRVAEALGLPFAIKARGSDIHYWGTKPFALRQMRAAAERASVLLSVSQALVNDMAALGLPAGKMRVHYTGLDHARFSPLPRAAARQLVSAIPDLGIWSVGRLIVCVGALIPIKGQALAIRALAHLPEDVRLVIAGTGADEAALKALANELGLAERVQLVGAVDHETLPTLLCAADAMVLPSEREGLANAWIEALACGTPVVIPDIGGAREVVDRPAAGRIAARDPVAIATALGDLLADPPVQEDVAACAARFSWDGNAAAMAEIYEGVVRRWTTA; encoded by the coding sequence GTGACCGGACGCCGCCTGCTCTCGATTTCGACGCTTTACCCCTCGCCCCAGCGCCCCGGTTTCGGGCGCTTCGTCGCGCGGCAGATGGAAGCGCTGGCCGCGCGCAGCGATTGGGAGGTGACGGTGGTGAACCCCATCGGCCTGCCGCCCGTAAAGCTGGCCCGCTATGCCGACATTGCCGAAACGCCGCTGATCGAAACCGGCGGGGCGGTGACGGTGCATCATCCACGCTTCACGCTGATCCCCGGCCTTTCCGGCCGCATCAACCCCGTGCTGATGGCGCGCGCCATTCTGCCGCTGGTACGGTGCCTCCACGCCGAGCGGCCGTTCGACATGATCGATGCGCAGTTCTTCTACCCCGATGGTCCGGCCGCCATGCGCGTGGCCGAGGCGCTGGGCCTGCCGTTCGCGATCAAGGCGCGCGGGTCCGACATCCACTACTGGGGCACAAAGCCCTTCGCGCTGCGGCAGATGCGCGCGGCCGCCGAAAGGGCATCGGTCCTGCTGTCGGTCTCGCAGGCTCTCGTCAACGACATGGCCGCGCTGGGCCTGCCGGCCGGCAAGATGCGCGTCCACTACACCGGTCTCGACCACGCGCGCTTTTCGCCCCTGCCCCGCGCCGCCGCGCGGCAACTGGTTTCCGCCATTCCCGATCTCGGCATCTGGTCGGTCGGCCGCCTGATCGTCTGCGTCGGTGCGCTGATCCCGATCAAGGGACAGGCGCTGGCGATCCGCGCGCTGGCCCATCTGCCGGAGGACGTCCGCCTGGTCATCGCCGGCACCGGCGCCGACGAGGCCGCGCTCAAGGCGCTGGCGAACGAACTGGGGCTGGCGGAGCGTGTCCAGCTGGTCGGCGCGGTCGATCACGAAACCCTGCCCACGCTGCTTTGCGCGGCGGATGCCATGGTCCTGCCGTCGGAGCGCGAGGGCCTGGCCAATGCCTGGATCGAGGCGCTCGCCTGCGGCACGCCTGTGGTGATCCCCGACATCGGCGGCGCGCGCGAGGTGGTGGACCGCCCCGCCGCCGGCCGCATCGCCGCGCGCGACCCGGTGGCCATCGCCACCGCGCTCGGCGATCTGCTCGCCGATCCCCCCGTACAGGAAGACGTCGCGGCCTGCGCCGCGCGCTTCAGCTGGGATGGCAACGCCGCCGCGATGGCGGAGATTTACGAGGGCGTGGTCCGGAGATGGACCACAGCCTGA
- the secF gene encoding protein translocase subunit SecF, translating into MKLLKLIPDNTNIHFLKWRLPFYIVSLLLMAGSLTLVATRGLNLGVDFVGGQMIRVTFERSAEAPVAQLRGEVDKLGYGEPIIQRYGKPNEISIRMKLPEGSDHDPALSDKMARTITAAIKAAHADARIDGVDSVSGKVSKELGWDAFKALGFAALAVAAYIWIRFEWQFGIGALFALVHDVVLTLGMFAITQMEFDLNIVAALLTLIGYSLNDTIVVYDRIRENMKKYRKMPMPELLDLSVNETLARTIVTSLSMLITLVALLLFGPDVIFGFTAAITLGIFVGTYSSIYMAAPILIWLKVNPKSFIPTESALEKQERLARERG; encoded by the coding sequence ATGAAGCTCCTCAAGCTCATTCCCGACAATACCAACATCCACTTCCTGAAGTGGCGGCTGCCGTTCTACATCGTCAGCCTTCTGCTTATGGCGGGATCGCTGACGCTGGTGGCCACGCGCGGGCTCAACCTCGGCGTTGATTTCGTCGGCGGCCAGATGATCCGCGTGACCTTCGAGCGCAGCGCCGAGGCGCCCGTGGCGCAGCTGCGCGGCGAGGTGGACAAGCTCGGTTATGGCGAGCCGATCATCCAGCGCTACGGCAAGCCCAACGAAATCTCGATCCGGATGAAGCTGCCGGAAGGATCGGATCACGATCCGGCGCTGTCGGACAAGATGGCCCGCACGATCACCGCCGCGATCAAGGCCGCCCATGCTGATGCGCGGATCGACGGCGTCGATTCGGTTTCGGGCAAGGTTTCCAAGGAACTGGGCTGGGATGCGTTCAAGGCGCTCGGCTTTGCCGCGCTGGCCGTGGCGGCCTACATCTGGATACGGTTCGAATGGCAGTTCGGCATCGGCGCGCTGTTCGCGCTGGTACACGACGTGGTGCTGACGCTCGGCATGTTCGCGATCACGCAGATGGAGTTCGACCTCAACATCGTGGCCGCGCTGCTCACGCTGATCGGCTATTCGCTCAACGATACGATCGTGGTCTATGACCGTATCCGCGAGAACATGAAGAAATACCGCAAGATGCCGATGCCGGAGCTGCTCGACCTTTCGGTCAACGAGACGCTGGCGCGCACGATCGTGACCTCGCTGTCGATGCTGATCACGCTGGTTGCGCTGCTGCTGTTCGGACCGGACGTGATCTTCGGTTTCACCGCCGCGATTACGCTGGGCATCTTCGTGGGTACCTACAGCTCGATCTACATGGCGGCGCCGATCCTGATCTGGCTGAAGGTCAACCCCAAGAGCTTCATCCCCACCGAAAGCGCGCTAGAAAAGCAGGAACGCCTGGCGCGCGAGCGGGGGTGA
- the secD gene encoding protein translocase subunit SecD, with amino-acid sequence MLDFPRWKVLWLWALTIVGMLAAVPSLTATAGLNWPSALPEPKINLGLDLAGGSHILLEADPSQVRQQRIEGMEESVRNKLRQSGDIRISDISNRDGALTFVVADPTKVDAVREAVLPLTSGAGLTGQRDWKIDVVDGNRFVLTPSQEGIDQAVTQAMDTAVEVVRKRIDALGTKEPTIIRQGANRIVVQVPGLQDPQALKNLLGQTAKLEFKLVDTSALPSDVARGIAPPGSEIVPYQDPKLGAIAVKRLGGIRGDQLTNAQQTNSQQTNEPVVNITFNSDGGEKFAKLTTQNVNKPFAIILDGKVLSAPNINEPILGGSAVISGRFTTESANQLAIALRSGALPVDLKVVEERTVGPDLGADSIRKGMIAMLVGTGALMAFILITYGRFGVYANLALVVNVLMILGIMGIVGTTLTLPGIAGFVLTIGAAVDANVLINERIREERHRGRRVVQAVEMGYKEASRAIFDANITNVIAAVLMFAFGTGPVRGFAVVLMIGIVTSVFTAVTMTRMWVAQWLRRARPSELSL; translated from the coding sequence ATGCTCGATTTCCCGCGCTGGAAGGTACTGTGGCTCTGGGCGCTGACGATCGTCGGCATGCTTGCCGCCGTGCCTTCGCTGACCGCCACGGCCGGCCTCAACTGGCCGTCCGCCCTGCCGGAGCCGAAGATCAACCTCGGTCTCGACCTGGCCGGTGGCAGCCACATCCTGCTCGAAGCCGATCCCTCGCAGGTGCGCCAGCAGCGCATCGAGGGGATGGAGGAAAGCGTCCGCAACAAGCTGCGCCAGTCCGGTGACATCCGCATCAGCGATATCTCCAACCGCGACGGCGCGCTGACGTTCGTGGTGGCCGACCCGACCAAGGTGGACGCGGTGCGGGAGGCGGTGCTGCCGCTGACCAGCGGCGCGGGGCTGACCGGCCAGCGCGATTGGAAGATCGACGTCGTCGACGGCAACCGCTTCGTGCTGACGCCTTCGCAGGAAGGCATCGACCAGGCGGTGACGCAGGCGATGGATACGGCGGTGGAAGTGGTGCGCAAGCGTATCGACGCGCTCGGCACCAAGGAGCCGACCATCATCCGCCAGGGCGCCAACCGCATCGTGGTGCAGGTGCCGGGGCTGCAGGACCCGCAGGCGCTCAAGAACCTGCTGGGCCAGACCGCAAAGCTCGAATTCAAGCTGGTGGATACCAGCGCGCTGCCTTCGGACGTGGCGCGCGGCATCGCCCCTCCGGGCAGCGAGATCGTACCCTATCAGGACCCCAAGCTGGGCGCGATCGCGGTCAAGCGGCTGGGCGGTATTCGCGGCGATCAGCTGACCAACGCGCAGCAGACCAACAGCCAGCAGACCAACGAACCGGTCGTCAACATCACGTTCAATTCGGACGGCGGCGAAAAGTTCGCCAAGCTGACCACGCAGAACGTCAACAAGCCCTTCGCCATCATCCTGGACGGCAAGGTCCTGTCCGCGCCCAACATCAACGAGCCGATCCTGGGCGGCAGTGCCGTGATCTCTGGCCGGTTCACCACGGAAAGCGCCAACCAGCTCGCCATCGCGCTGCGCTCGGGCGCGCTGCCGGTGGACCTCAAGGTGGTGGAAGAGCGGACCGTGGGGCCGGACCTTGGCGCGGATTCGATCCGCAAGGGCATGATCGCCATGCTCGTTGGCACCGGCGCGCTGATGGCCTTCATCCTCATCACCTACGGCCGTTTCGGGGTTTACGCGAACCTGGCGCTGGTGGTGAACGTGCTGATGATCCTGGGCATCATGGGCATCGTCGGCACCACGCTGACCTTGCCGGGCATCGCCGGCTTCGTGCTGACCATCGGCGCGGCGGTGGACGCCAACGTGCTGATCAACGAACGCATCCGCGAGGAACGCCACCGCGGCCGGCGCGTGGTGCAGGCGGTGGAGATGGGCTACAAGGAAGCGAGCCGCGCGATCTTCGACGCCAATATCACCAACGTCATCGCCGCTGTGCTGATGTTCGCGTTCGGCACCGGCCCGGTGCGCGGCTTCGCCGTGGTGCTGATGATCGGCATCGTCACCTCGGTGTTTACCGCCGTGACGATGACCCGCATGTGGGTGGCGCAGTGGCTTCGCCGCGCGCGGCCGTCCGAACTGAGCCTGTAA
- the yajC gene encoding preprotein translocase subunit YajC: MLTFLSAAAPAATQEPPQWLSFLPLVGMAFIFWFLILRPQMRQQKAHKEKIAAMKKGDVVVTAGGLVGKVIKLDDHYAELELGPNVRVKAVRSTIGDIVPPGGAAPAND, from the coding sequence ATGCTGACATTCCTTTCCGCCGCCGCACCCGCCGCCACCCAGGAGCCGCCGCAGTGGCTTTCTTTTCTGCCGCTGGTCGGCATGGCGTTCATCTTCTGGTTCCTGATCCTGCGGCCGCAGATGCGCCAGCAGAAGGCGCACAAGGAAAAGATCGCCGCGATGAAGAAGGGCGACGTGGTCGTCACCGCCGGTGGTTTGGTTGGCAAGGTCATCAAGCTCGACGATCACTATGCCGAACTGGAACTTGGCCCCAACGTGCGCGTCAAGGCGGTGCGTTCGACGATCGGTGACATCGTGCCGCCCGGCGGCGCCGCGCCGGCCAACGACTGA
- the katG gene encoding catalase/peroxidase HPI, with protein sequence MSSNSATAGKCPVMHGGLTSTVASVTSWWPETLNLDILHQHDSKTNPLGQGFRYHEALKSLDFEALKQDMRALMTDSQDWWPADWGHYGGLMIRLSWHSAGSYRTADGRGGGGAGNQRFAPLNSWPDNVSLDKARRLLWPIKKKYGNKVSWADLIVLAGTIAYETMGLKTFGFGFGREDIWHPEKDVYWGAEKEWLAPSDERYGDVATPSTMENPLAAVQMGLIYVNPEGVNGQPDPLKTAAQIRETFARMAMNDEETVALTAGGHTVGKAHGNGDASRLGPEPEAAPVEQQGLGWANPGGKGMGRDTITSGIEGAWSTYPTRWDNGYFQMLFNHDWELRKSPAGAWQWEPVSIREEDRPADVEDPSIRTNPMMTDADMAMIKDPIYRAISERFRDDQAYFSEVFARAWFKLTHRDMGPKVRYHGPDVPAEDLIWQDPVSAGSTAWDIAAAKARIAASGLSISDLVTTAWDSARTYRGSDMRGGANGARIRLAPQKDWEGNEPARLARVLAVLEPIAADVGASVADIIVLAGNVGVEQAAKAAGIEAAVPFAPGRGDATDAQTDAHSFAPLEPIHDGYRNWLKQDYAVSPAELMLDRTQLMGLTAPEMTVLVGGLRVLGANHGGAKHGVLTAREGALTTDFFVNLTDMANAWKPAGNGLFEIRDRKTGVVKWTATALDLTFGSNSILRAYAEVYAQDDAHGKFVADFIAAWTKVMNADRFDLA encoded by the coding sequence ATGAGCAGCAATTCCGCAACGGCGGGTAAGTGCCCCGTCATGCATGGAGGTCTCACTAGCACGGTGGCCTCCGTCACGAGCTGGTGGCCTGAAACGCTCAACCTCGACATTCTGCACCAGCACGACAGCAAGACCAATCCGCTGGGCCAGGGCTTCCGCTATCACGAGGCGCTGAAGTCGCTCGATTTCGAGGCGCTCAAGCAGGACATGCGCGCGCTGATGACCGACAGCCAGGACTGGTGGCCGGCGGACTGGGGGCATTACGGCGGCTTGATGATCCGCCTGTCGTGGCATTCGGCCGGCAGCTATCGCACGGCGGACGGGCGCGGCGGTGGCGGCGCCGGCAACCAGCGCTTCGCGCCGCTCAATTCCTGGCCTGACAACGTCAGCCTGGACAAGGCGCGCCGCCTGCTGTGGCCGATCAAGAAGAAGTACGGCAACAAGGTGAGCTGGGCCGACCTGATCGTGCTGGCCGGCACCATCGCCTACGAGACCATGGGGCTGAAGACCTTCGGCTTCGGGTTTGGTCGCGAGGACATCTGGCATCCCGAAAAGGACGTCTATTGGGGCGCCGAGAAGGAATGGCTGGCCCCGTCGGACGAACGCTATGGCGATGTCGCCACGCCTTCGACGATGGAAAACCCTCTGGCGGCGGTGCAGATGGGCCTGATCTACGTCAATCCGGAAGGCGTGAACGGCCAGCCCGATCCCCTGAAGACCGCCGCGCAGATTCGCGAAACGTTCGCCCGTATGGCGATGAATGACGAGGAAACCGTGGCGCTGACGGCGGGCGGGCACACCGTTGGCAAGGCGCATGGTAATGGCGATGCCAGCCGGCTCGGTCCTGAACCCGAGGCCGCTCCGGTGGAGCAGCAGGGCCTTGGCTGGGCCAATCCCGGCGGCAAGGGCATGGGCCGCGATACCATCACCAGCGGCATCGAAGGTGCGTGGTCCACGTACCCCACGCGCTGGGACAACGGCTATTTCCAGATGCTGTTCAACCACGACTGGGAACTGCGCAAGAGCCCGGCCGGCGCCTGGCAGTGGGAACCGGTCAGCATCCGCGAGGAAGATCGTCCGGCCGACGTGGAGGACCCGTCGATCCGCACCAATCCGATGATGACCGACGCCGACATGGCGATGATTAAGGACCCGATCTACCGCGCGATTTCCGAACGGTTCCGCGACGATCAGGCCTATTTCTCCGAGGTATTCGCACGCGCCTGGTTCAAGCTCACGCACCGCGACATGGGGCCGAAGGTGCGCTACCACGGACCCGACGTACCGGCCGAGGACCTGATCTGGCAGGACCCGGTGTCCGCCGGCAGCACCGCCTGGGACATCGCCGCAGCAAAGGCCAGGATCGCGGCGAGCGGACTGTCGATCAGCGATCTCGTCACGACCGCGTGGGACAGCGCGCGGACCTATCGCGGCTCCGACATGCGCGGCGGCGCCAACGGCGCGCGCATCCGACTGGCCCCGCAGAAGGACTGGGAAGGCAACGAGCCGGCGCGGCTGGCCCGCGTGCTGGCGGTGCTGGAACCGATCGCGGCGGATGTTGGCGCCAGCGTGGCGGACATCATCGTGCTGGCCGGCAATGTCGGTGTGGAACAGGCCGCCAAGGCTGCCGGGATCGAGGCGGCCGTGCCGTTCGCACCGGGCCGGGGCGATGCCACCGACGCGCAGACCGACGCTCACAGCTTCGCGCCGCTCGAGCCGATCCACGATGGCTATCGCAACTGGCTGAAGCAGGACTACGCGGTCAGCCCGGCGGAACTGATGCTCGATCGTACGCAGCTGATGGGACTCACCGCGCCGGAAATGACCGTACTGGTCGGCGGCCTGCGCGTGCTCGGGGCCAACCATGGCGGCGCCAAGCACGGCGTGCTGACCGCTCGCGAAGGCGCGCTGACCACCGACTTCTTCGTGAACCTGACCGACATGGCCAACGCCTGGAAGCCGGCCGGCAACGGCCTCTTCGAAATCCGCGACCGCAAGACGGGCGTGGTGAAGTGGACCGCCACGGCGCTGGACCTGACGTTCGGCTCCAACTCGATCCTTCGGGCTTACGCCGAAGTCTATGCGCAGGATGACGCCCACGGGAAGTTCGTGGCCGATTTCATCGCCGCCTGGACAAAGGTAATGAACGCCGACCGCTTCGACCTCGCCTGA
- a CDS encoding holin family protein produces the protein MPLLDALISPISSIIDRVIPDKEARDRAKLELLRLQGTQELEQIRTQMSAILAEAGSTDPWTSRARPGFLYVMYVMILWSLPMGLIAAARPEAARDIAAGITAYLNGLPEPLYALFGTGYLGYTAARQWGKAKGVDR, from the coding sequence ATGCCCCTCCTCGACGCCCTGATTTCCCCCATCTCCTCGATCATCGATCGCGTCATTCCCGACAAGGAAGCCCGCGACCGCGCCAAGCTGGAACTGCTGAGGTTGCAAGGCACGCAGGAACTCGAGCAGATCCGCACGCAGATGTCCGCCATCCTCGCCGAAGCGGGCTCCACCGATCCCTGGACCAGCCGTGCCCGACCCGGCTTTCTCTATGTGATGTACGTCATGATCCTGTGGTCGCTGCCGATGGGCCTGATCGCCGCGGCGCGGCCCGAAGCGGCGCGTGACATCGCCGCCGGCATCACCGCCTATCTCAACGGCCTCCCCGAGCCGCTCTACGCGCTCTTCGGCACTGGCTATCTCGGCTACACGGCGGCGCGCCAGTGGGGCAAGGCCAAGGGCGTCGACCGCTGA
- the aroQ gene encoding type II 3-dehydroquinate dehydratase, translating into MSDKTVFVLNGPNLNLLGMREPDIYGSQTLDDIAGMLEDHAQKLGLEIDMRQSNHEGHLVDWLHEAQAVGAKAVLLNAGAYTHTSVALHDAIKGIWTPVIEVHLSNPHTREAFRHKSYVGMAAKGTIAGFGARSYILALDAAAAL; encoded by the coding sequence ATGTCAGACAAGACCGTCTTCGTCCTCAATGGACCGAACCTCAATCTGCTCGGCATGCGCGAGCCGGACATCTACGGATCGCAGACGCTGGACGACATTGCCGGCATGCTCGAAGACCACGCGCAGAAGCTCGGCCTCGAAATCGACATGCGCCAGTCGAATCACGAAGGTCACCTGGTCGACTGGCTGCACGAAGCGCAGGCCGTGGGGGCAAAGGCCGTGCTGCTGAACGCCGGCGCTTATACCCACACCTCGGTCGCGCTGCACGATGCGATCAAGGGAATCTGGACGCCGGTGATCGAAGTCCACCTGTCCAACCCCCACACCCGCGAAGCATTCCGCCACAAGAGTTACGTCGGGATGGCCGCCAAGGGCACCATCGCCGGGTTCGGTGCGCGCAGCTACATTCTGGCGCTGGACGCCGCCGCCGCGCTCTGA
- the accB gene encoding acetyl-CoA carboxylase biotin carboxyl carrier protein produces MAIDSTLVRELAELLAETGLSEIEVEDGERKIRVARTLTAAPPAQTVAVAAPAPVAAAAPAAAPAAPQPVEDHANAVKSPMVGTVYLSPEPTAPAFISLGQNVKAGETLLIVEAMKVMNAITAPAAGTVKAILVENAQPVEYDQPLVVIG; encoded by the coding sequence ATGGCAATCGACAGCACGCTTGTGCGTGAGCTGGCGGAGCTGCTTGCCGAAACCGGGCTCAGCGAAATCGAAGTCGAGGATGGCGAACGCAAGATCCGCGTTGCGCGCACGCTGACGGCGGCGCCGCCGGCGCAGACCGTTGCCGTCGCCGCGCCGGCGCCCGTTGCCGCCGCTGCTCCGGCGGCTGCGCCCGCTGCGCCGCAGCCGGTTGAGGACCACGCCAACGCCGTGAAATCGCCGATGGTGGGCACGGTCTATCTCTCGCCCGAACCCACCGCGCCCGCCTTCATCAGCCTTGGCCAGAACGTGAAGGCCGGCGAAACGCTGCTGATCGTCGAAGCGATGAAGGTGATGAACGCGATCACCGCGCCCGCCGCCGGCACGGTGAAGGCGATCCTCGTCGAAAACGCGCAGCCGGTCGAATACGACCAGCCGCTGGTCGTGATCGGCTGA